In the genome of Anabaena cylindrica PCC 7122, the window CTTGTCAATTGATGTCGCCAATGATTAACCTAGCTGCTAACACTTACAGCGATCGCTTGAAAATTGTGAAAATGGAAATAGACCCCAATCCTTTAACTGTCAAACAGTATCAGGTGGAAGGTGTCCCAGCGTTAAGGCTAATTAGAGATAGCAAACTCATAGAATCCACAGAAGGAGTAATTACCAAAGATAAATTACTCAGCCTTTTAGAACAGCATTTAAATAATAATTAGCAAATAATTCGTAATTCGTAATTCGTAATTCGTAATTGAAGAGGGTATGAGCCATCACCATAATCTTCGATTTGTTGGTCTGTAATCAGGGCTAATAATAATTATAATTACGGATTATAAATTATCAATTACGAATTATTTTGACTCATCAGCAACGACTAATGACTAAGATGGAATTTGCAAAACGGTTACAACCTCTACAATCTAATGTATTTGCTGATATGGACAGAGCCAAGGCTATTGCTGTGGCTGCTGGACGGGAATTAATTGATTTATCTCTTGGTTCTTCCGATTTACCGGCGGAAAATCATGTCATTGAAGCGATCGCCAAATCTCTCTATGATCCTAGTACTCACGGTTATTTGCTGTTTCGGGGTACAAAAGGGTTTCGTCAAGCTGTGGCACAATGGTATGAACAAAAGTTCGGTATTAAAGTTGACCCAGAAACAGAAGTTTTACCTCTGATTGGTTCTCAGGAAGGAACTGCTCATTTACCTTTAGCAATTCTCAATCCCGGCGATTTTGCCCTATTATTAGACCCTGGTTATCCTTCCCATGTCGGAGGAGTTTATTTAGCTAGTGGGCAAATTTACACAATGCCATTAAAGGCAGAAAATAATTTTTTACCCGTGTTGACTGATATTCCCGCTTCAGTTTTGGCTCAGTCACGAATGATGGTATTAAGCTATCCCCATAATCCCACCAGTGCGATCGCACCTTTATCTTTCTTCAAAGAAGCCGTAGCTTTTTGTCAGCAAAATAATATCGTCCTAGTTCACGATTTCCCCTATGTAGATTTAGTTTTTACAGAAGCCGAAACTCCCAGTTCCCAATCCTTAGTTCCTTCAATTTTGCAAGCTGACCCAGAAAAAAGCGTCTCTATTGAGTTTTTTACCTTGTCGAAGTCTTACAATATGGGTGGTTTCCGCATAGGTTATGCGATCGGTAATGCCGAACTAATTCAAGCTTTAAGACAGGTAAAAGCCGCAGTTGACTTTAATCAATATTTAGGAATTTTAAATGGTGCGATCGCCGCACTGACAGGAAATCAAGCTGGTGTTAAAGTTGCCGTTGATACCTTCCGTCAACGCCGTGATACTTTTATAAATGCCTTACACCGTATTGGTTGGAACGTTCCCACACCCGAAGCAACAATGTACATTTGGGCAAAATTACCTGAATATTGGAGTAACAATTCTATTGAATTCTGCACCGAGCTAGTGGAAAAAACAGGTGTAGCTGCTTCCCCTGGTGCAGGTTTTGGCAAAGCTGGAGAAGGCTATGTTCGTTTTGCTTTGGTACAAGAGCCAGATGTTTTAGAAACCGCTGTCGAGAGAATTGCAGAGTTTCTGAAATAATTGTCAATTCAGACTTCTCTAGCTTCTCTAAGTAAATAGACGTAGATAAATACGGTAATAATCTTCATATTTTTATTGAAAAAATACAGTAGCTTTATCAAATAAACCGCTAAATTCCCTTACAGTATATTTGTGTG includes:
- a CDS encoding LL-diaminopimelate aminotransferase, whose translation is MTKMEFAKRLQPLQSNVFADMDRAKAIAVAAGRELIDLSLGSSDLPAENHVIEAIAKSLYDPSTHGYLLFRGTKGFRQAVAQWYEQKFGIKVDPETEVLPLIGSQEGTAHLPLAILNPGDFALLLDPGYPSHVGGVYLASGQIYTMPLKAENNFLPVLTDIPASVLAQSRMMVLSYPHNPTSAIAPLSFFKEAVAFCQQNNIVLVHDFPYVDLVFTEAETPSSQSLVPSILQADPEKSVSIEFFTLSKSYNMGGFRIGYAIGNAELIQALRQVKAAVDFNQYLGILNGAIAALTGNQAGVKVAVDTFRQRRDTFINALHRIGWNVPTPEATMYIWAKLPEYWSNNSIEFCTELVEKTGVAASPGAGFGKAGEGYVRFALVQEPDVLETAVERIAEFLK
- a CDS encoding thioredoxin family protein, with translation MSKGVITITDADFETEVLKADQPVLVYFWASWCGPCQLMSPMINLAANTYSDRLKIVKMEIDPNPLTVKQYQVEGVPALRLIRDSKLIESTEGVITKDKLLSLLEQHLNNN